A window of Sphaeramia orbicularis chromosome 8, fSphaOr1.1, whole genome shotgun sequence genomic DNA:
ggtctggaaaaaagtggtatcggtgcatacCTAGTCCAGATAGTTGTGTTGGTCTCATGTGGGTCCTGTGGTCCAGATGGTTGTGTTGGTCTCATGTGGGTCCTGTGGTCCAGATGCTTTTGTTGGTCTCATGTGGGTCCAGATGCTTGTGTTGGTCTCATGTGGGCCCAGATGCTTGTGTTGGTCTCATGTGGGTCCTGTGGTCCAGATGGTTCTGTTGGTCTCATGCTTGTCTCTGTCCCTGCTTAGTGGTCTCGGGTACATCGTGGGTTCCCAGGTCAGCGCTCTGGCCCAAGACTGGCACTGGGCTCTGAGGGTCAGTCTTTGAATTCTCCAGTCAGCATGTTGGTTTTCCAGGCTCCACCCCTTTACTTACCCCACCTCCCCTCCTCCAGGTGACCCCCGGTCTGGGTCTGATCGCCGTCCTGCTGCTGCTCGTCATCGTCCAGGAGCCGAAAAGAGGCGCCATCGAAGCCCGACCGGAGCAGCATCTGCACCAGACTAGCTGGATCAAAGACCTGCAGGCCCTGAGGAGGAAGTAGGTTCAACATGTCCCACAACGTGTCCCCTAACATTAGACACATGTCCCCTAACGATAGACGCGTCCCCTAACGATAGACACATATCTAACACAGTAACGATGCCAAAGATGACGATGTCAAACATTACAACATAAAAGGGTCATGTGATGTCGAGCATCACTCCCATTGGTCATGGCCATGCCCCCGGAGCGTCCTGATTGGTGGGTACCTCCTCATGTGCTGTTTCCTGTTGGACAGTCGCAGCTTCGTGTTGTCCACCTTCGGCTTCACGGCGGTGGCATTCGTCACCGGTTCGCTGGCACTCTGGGCTCCCACCTTCCTCCTCCGGGCCGCCATCTTCTCCGGAGAAAAGGTGCCGTGTGAGGAGGGTCATTGCTCCTCCTCCGAAAGGTAACGCCTTAAAAGGGGacgggtgtttccatggtaaccatggTACCGTTGCCGCAGCCTCACGTCAGCTCTGTCTCTCCTCCTTCAGTCTGATTTTCGGCATCATCACCTGCGTCACGGGCATCCTGGGTGTGGCCAGCGGCGTGCAGGTGAGTCGCGCACTGAGGACGAAGACGCCCAGGGCCGACCCTCTGGTCTGCGCCGCCGGCCTCCTGCTGTCGGCGCCCTTCCTTTACCTTGCCATCGTGTTCGCCGAGGCCAGCACCATCGCCACATACGTGAGTGATTTTACACCCGATGAAAACTATGACGGGTGTAAATGACGCCGTGTTGCATTCAGGTGCACCCAGCAGCATGGGAGCTTCATCCAAGTCATTCAAATTAAAACGACAGAACAAATGTTGTAAAAACCTCCAGATGTAGAAGATCTGGGCcggtccaggggtgtcaaacatacggccactGGCCCAAACCCGGCTGTTAAAAGggtcaggtctggtctggtccagtccacAGAAGAATGAGTGAAATATAAACAtgaaactgaaaatatgaacaatcagtggAGTTAAAGTCATGtcagttcagcttccacattcagatcaatatgaAAATACCAACATAACGACAGATAAAtaatgttttaatgtgaaaataaaagtagaacaaacatttacaaactgtcctttaacaataaaatattaagAACCTCAAATGTGTCAAGTATaaataagcataattttaacatgtagcatgtttacgcatttggcagacgcttttttccaaagcgacttacaggggaaaaccagcgacttacaggggaaaaccattGTAGCATTATGTAAAATTATAAAGGACCCCATGTGTTCATTCTGGGAGGAGTAGGATTCAGAACTATGAAATGGTTCAGAACCGGTCGATCCACTCTGGAGTCCAGGTCGACATCAGTCCAGTAAATAGAATAGTAGGAATCTGAAATAACTGTTCAGTTAAACTGGTCAATACTATAATACTGTTGGAAACATTTGTATTTACAAAAGTCAGAGGAGGgaggagaaaaccaaagaaaatgtcaatgtaaagatctgcttttatgtgaaatatttgagtatagttttaatttattacaattccaattttatatacctaatatttggaaccaatattcactttcaaagtctttgaaaaggttcgttaagcatctttgtgttatttatgcaataaatatacattatacaatatacattatatacatttttcaaatcagattttatatttttgtgtgtttttttttgtccttttgtgttgctatagtgggttaaagtgaaaaaataataggcggatgagatagatgaagttgtgctgaaaaaaacagataccaaacatgggtataataaacatttatgTGTATAGTATagaaaggtaaaatcaaaagtactgaaaaacggacaaaataggctcagacccctaagggttaaactgtTTTTTGTCAATTgtatgtttattgttttgttttttctgtctatcgttttctaaaaaaaaaaagtgtaaatttaacatcattttgttgatgtttttctaCGTTTCgttcttgcttattttgttcatatttgttggaTTTTTCAATAACTGTttggtttatttctgttcattatgTTGACGTTTCTttgacatcatcatcataatcaataGAAGCTGATATTGAATCTATATCAGTGGAATTGGACccatattctgtctgttagtaaatgttCTGTGTCTTTGTTGGTCCAGTTCCACTCAGGTTGTTGGTTCTATTCGCATTTTCatgatgtcatttgacttgttcgGACTCAAACAGAACCGTTTGgctgatttttttctgttattatttatttttcattttttgtgtctgaatgtggaacccgtgCTATCGTGGCCTTAACGTCAGctgggtttttttctgtttccttgtTGCGCTGTTTTGtgctgatgtcacttcctgtccGTGGTCCAGGTCTTCGTCTTCTTCGGGGAGACCTTCCTGTCCATGAACTGGGCCATCGTGGCGGACATTCTACTGGTGAGGATCCATTAATTGACTGTAATTAACTTATGTCTGTTCACAGGCTtcactttgacctctgacctcattcTCACCGTGGATCCAagtctgttctatgtgttatcGTTTCGACCATTTACGATAAAGTCAGAGGCACAAtgatgtaaaataacaaaaactagtcCCATCAtcccctgtatgtcagcgtctgttctatgtggatcagaaccagttgaatgtgttctagtcctggttctgttctatgttccagtcctgtggtctggatgcacatcaatctaactatagaagtgggcgggacttccactggaggagaactgaactcatccaatcacagtgcatatctgacttctatcagtgatcaataggaactaaactgatatctggaaccatttacatgttctaaaccatcaacatttggaccagtagaaggaacaGAACAGTATCGTTGTATGCGGCGCCgctttattgcatttggcgtgttaTATGTATGCGCATTCATCCTTCcacatgttatttaatgccatttgatggtgtgtcagtgtgctagctgctaatcatgctaattgctaaccctaaccgctaatcgcactaatggCATGTTATTGTACacggtgtaaatatacacgctgaaagcttataatgtgtacagataacacaccaattaagtggcgtgttatctgtacgcaattcataatATCACgtcgatatttaaaaaaaaaaaaaaaaaaaaacatcaaaatttgTCCTAACTGTGAACAAACCGtacagacattgtcccaaagaagatgcagataaaaatttaaatgaatccaACATTAGTTTAATCAGAGAAGATGCTAATGAAGATGACGCCCTTGCATGTTTCCGACCTTTGACCTCGTATGTTTATATAAAATGTGCAATTGGGGTCATTTTGTTCGTACAGATGTGTTTTTAAAGCTGCGTTTCTGTTGCCGTGGTAACAATGGTCGTTTCCTGTTTCAGTATGTGGTCGTCCCCACGCGCCGATCCACTGCCGAGGCGCTGCAGATCGTCGTGTCCCACCTCCTCGGAGACGCCGGAAGTCCGTACCTGATCGGAGTGGTGAGTAATCTTGTGACCAATCAGAGGGTGGCGTCTGAGCACCGGCCGGGCTGACCCCACCCTCCTCTCCCTATTGGTCCTCAGGTGTCGGACGCCCTTCGGCGGTCGGACTCCTTCCTGTGGCAGTTCCGCTCTCTGCAGCTGTCTCTGCTGCTCTGCGCCTTCGTGTCCGTGGTGGGTGGGGCTTTCTTCCTCGCCACCGCCCTCTTCATTGAGAAGGACAGACAGCGGGCAGAGAACTACGACCCAACAGGTGAGAGCGTTGACGCTAACAGAACCTGTATCTGGTTCTGAGGACGTTCATGTGTGTTTGAGTagagtttggttcagtttgtgctTCGTACTAGGACATTTGTGAAGGTACCGTTCCTTCAGTTCAGGTTCTAACAGGGTCATGTGCTGGTGTTTCTCCAGATGACGAGCCCATTGTGGTTCCGAAAAGCGGGCGTTCGACCCGGGTTCCGGTGTCCAGCGTCCTGATCTGACGGCATCGGTCGTTAAATGGAACTGGACTGTTCTACTGTTGGACGGTGGACTGTTGGACCCTTTGGACTGCTGAACACTTTGGACCGTTGGCCACTTTGGACTGAGACATTTTCACCGAATCGGACCCAAGACTCTGATGGAACCCGGCTGATCCGAGACCAGCcaccaacccagaaccagaaggGTCCGCTGTGTTCAGTTTGATCCGTTTTCTAGCCTCGTGTTTGTATCAGATTGTTTTAACCCAAACATCGAAGAAGAACCTGCACCTTTTTATTCCACTTTTCATCGTCTTTTAaagcttttcttgtgtttttaatgacttttcttCGTCAGCTTCAGGAAAAGACATTTTAAATCAATGTTCATAATCAACGGTATTTGTTAACTcagattatttttttgtcaacCATTAAATGAGAATTTACTTGaattatgtctgtgtttttatggtgaatatatttgtaacttttaaaaaaggaaaacttAAAGATCAACAAATGTcttccacattattattattattttattattattttatttctgtatttattcgatgagttcagtgacagtgaatgggaggactggacttcagagctgatGATTCCATGCaaacatgttttcatttatttctttacacgtgaagaaagattaaaaaaaaaatagtaagaaAATGATTATTGGGACTGAAAATCCCATCAGTAATAATTctacaccttttaaaacaaaaccAAGGATGTCGATGTAGTAAAATGTTCGGAAGAGGATTGGggccactggagaaaaaaaatacagttccaatatatttttattattattgttctgagaaaaaaagtctgaattctattgtttttttccagtgaccctaatcctcttccataaaactgtgtgtgtgtatatatgtatatatatgtatatatgtgtatatatatgtatatataattttaatcTAATGCACTAAAACTgtatgaagatatttacagtgTTATGGCTGTCaggttttatttatacatttatattttatttctatattttttttaatatgtttatttttcCAGTTCCAGGCCTTAATGGACGTAAATTCTAGTTTCATAGTCAAACACTAACCTTATTCTTTAATATTCAGTGCATatatttttgagtatttttgtaTTAGTTGTCGTTAACGGTGCATCATCGACGCTAAAATGATGAActtttaaagggttcatatttgtcttaacccacttttcttagtctgtggttcatttctttgtgtatttggacaatcatagttcatacagtttgaatttgaacccttcagctgctgcagaactatgtttatattcatttggacaaaaatccagtggatttctacaacctgtttgaatttcttcctaatttgttgcatctataactagttccgtctccacatttacacatatagggtccagacttccgacaaacatttctccagtatttctccataattgtttgttagcagcagcggttgtagtccagactgaaaatatgtccaaacttggagcccattacctcaaatgttcagttgtcggttgaacgggacagagcagcacagccgacaacctggagggggcggggcctgaagtggctaatgtgcatttaaagggccagtgctccaaaccacctttctggtgtcataagtcagaaataagattgaagatggacctgtggagttgaatgaatgaagaattcagacccaagcagagcatttacagtttatgtagaccacagggaaatgtgggaaaacaaAGAATAAcgttaaaaaaagacaaatatcactgctttaatgaaactctagaaaaaaaatcaactccATCCCATTCAGAAGGTGCTTACTGTTTAAacacaaaaagaataaaacaaccaaaatattctctgaaaaaacacccaaaatttACCGAAAAGAGATTTTCATCAGTAGGATTCAACTTTAgaacaaaacatcataaaacagacaaacaagcagacaaaacagacagacaaacagagaaac
This region includes:
- the LOC115423767 gene encoding protein spinster homolog 1-like, with amino-acid sequence MSVAEPTSDSAPFFSDDSEAEGSDERREVAEEPASGVSRVRALLTVLILCYINLLNYMDRFTVAGVLPDIEHYFGINDEKSGLLQTVFICSYMFLAPLFGYLGDRYNRKYIMSAGISFWSLVTLASSYTPKEHFWALLLTRGLVGVGEASYSTIAPTIIADLYVQGKRTNMLSIFYFAIPVGSGLGYIVGSQVSALAQDWHWALRVTPGLGLIAVLLLLVIVQEPKRGAIEARPEQHLHQTSWIKDLQALRRNRSFVLSTFGFTAVAFVTGSLALWAPTFLLRAAIFSGEKVPCEEGHCSSSESLIFGIITCVTGILGVASGVQVSRALRTKTPRADPLVCAAGLLLSAPFLYLAIVFAEASTIATYVFVFFGETFLSMNWAIVADILLYVVVPTRRSTAEALQIVVSHLLGDAGSPYLIGVVSDALRRSDSFLWQFRSLQLSLLLCAFVSVVGGAFFLATALFIEKDRQRAENYDPTDDEPIVVPKSGRSTRVPVSSVLI